The segment TTGTTCCAACAAGCTTATGCTTGCCAGGCGCTCCTCCAGAAAGAACAGGAGATCCGGCAGGCTCTGCAACATGCACTTGTATGTCAGGAAATGCTGCCTTCAAGACTTCACCAGTTCCGGTAATTGTACCGCCAGTTCCTGCTGTTGCGACAAATGCAGCCAAAGGTTTATTGAGCTCTGTCATTGCAGCGATTATTTCAGGAGCTGTCGTTTTTCGGTGTGCTTCAGGATTATGATTGTTGCTGAATTGCATTGGTACAAAGGAGTTTGGAATCTGTTTTTGCAGCTCTATTGCTTTTCTTATACTGCCAGGCATTTTTTCTTCTCCTGGTGTCAGGACAACCTCAGCTCCGTATGCTTTTAAGATGTTGATTCTTTCCTTTGTCATTGTGTCTGGCATAACAAGAATTGCTCGATATCCTTTTGCAGCTGCATTCATCGCCAAGCCGATACCAGTGTTCCCGCTTGTCGGCTCGATTATCGTCGCCCCGGGCACAAGCTTGCCTTCCCTTTCGGCAGCTTCAATCATGCTAAAAGCAGCTCTGTCCTTCACACTTCGGCTAGGGTTGAAATATTCCAGTTTCGCGTAAATAGCAGCACCATTACCTTCCGTAATGCGGTTAAGTCGGACTAATGGTGTGTCTCCAATAAGTTCAGTGACGGATTCATATATTTTCATTATTATTTCCTACTTTCTTTTTTCTTAGAAATGAATAAAATTGCCGATAGATGGTGATTGCTGATAAGGTAAAAGTTTTTAAATCCTTACGTATCCTGAGCAATAAGATTAAAATTAAGTGAAAAGGATATATAATAACAATATA is part of the Niallia taxi genome and harbors:
- the cysK gene encoding cysteine synthase A; the protein is MKIYESVTELIGDTPLVRLNRITEGNGAAIYAKLEYFNPSRSVKDRAAFSMIEAAEREGKLVPGATIIEPTSGNTGIGLAMNAAAKGYRAILVMPDTMTKERINILKAYGAEVVLTPGEEKMPGSIRKAIELQKQIPNSFVPMQFSNNHNPEAHRKTTAPEIIAAMTELNKPLAAFVATAGTGGTITGTGEVLKAAFPDIQVHVAEPAGSPVLSGGAPGKHKLVGTSPGFIPDILNQDVYDKIHLVKDEEAYKFTRRLALEEGILAGPSSGAACYAAVQVAKDLSPDDVVVFIVCDTGERYLSSDVFSFN